In one window of Scyliorhinus canicula chromosome 17, sScyCan1.1, whole genome shotgun sequence DNA:
- the LOC119952340 gene encoding protein FAM243A-like, with protein sequence MQIFIKLLLRSKTYSNEISNSRRHQCLQYLKTLRNFQNAGLYTVYLGETHISENLITGDISHSVAKSKSPLEGLTLMHAGGVRGWVPWQYRAFFQSQELWTSPKAVGAKEEEVFKELCQVLRKSYGKCAVVIKPKDWVSSSGFKQQNPADDPSEMPPQKPEDIQNALLQSSSTIQMNNIYCCPNVARYYSHELLHFPPSYPHLSPLESAWSSLKWTIINNRKDFTVTSFPKIHDYKCIYLKTLIENGIEEVTPHKWKISFSRVKKWENRYLYNTS encoded by the coding sequence ATGCAAATTTTCATTAAATTACTTCTAAGATCTAAGACGTACTCAAATGAAATTAGTAACTCAAGAAGACACCAATGCTTGCAATACTTGAAGACATTGAGGAATTTTCAGAATGCAGGACTTTACACTGTTTATTTGGGTGAAACTCATATTTCTGAAAATCTGATAACAGGTGACATTTCCCACAGTGTAGCCAAATCCAAATCCCCATTAGAAGGATTGACACTGATGCATGCTGGGGGAGTCAGAGGATGGGTTCCATGGCAATACAGGGCCTTCTTCCAGTCACAAGAACTGTGGACATCTCCAAAGGCTGTTGGTGCTAAAGAAGAAGAGGTTTTCAAAGAATTATGCCAGGTGCTCAGGAAGTCCTATGGAAAATGCGCAGTGGTGATCAAACCTAAAGACTGGGTTTCTTCTTCAGGCTTCAAGCAACAAAATCCTGCTGATGACCCATCAGAGATGCCACCACAGAAACCAGAGGACATCCAGAATGCCCTATTACAATCTTCATCGACCATCCAAATGAATAATATTTATTGCTGCCCTAATGTTGCTAGATATTACAGCCATGAGCTTTTGCACTTTCCTCCCAGTTACCCTCACCTCAGTCCTTTAGAATCGGCATGGTCGTCACTCAAATGGACTATAATCAATAATAGGAAAGATTTTACTGTCACATCGTTTCCAAAAATACATGACTACAAATGTATCTACTTAAAGACTCTGATTGAAAATGGCATTGAAGAAGTAACTCCACACAAATGGAAAATATCCTTTAGTCGAGTCAAGAAGTGGGAAAATCGTTATCTTTACAACACCAGTTAG